AGAAAATGAGGGAGGAAGAGAGCATTGCGGCAGAACCTGTTCGGGCTCTTTCCTGTCTCTGTGAGGAGCAGGTAATCTGTCCAGCTGTTTTTTCAATCTCGTTAACAAAAAGGAATAGACCCGCAAATCAGAATCGTAAGCCTATGAAATCGTCTCACCAGGAACAAATCGATCGGATTCTTGAGAAGCTAAGCCAGGTGCGTGCGCAGGGGCTAAGTTGTTTTGGATCAGACCAGCACCATTTTGAACTCAATCCGCCGATTCAAGAGCTGCTGCTGCTGGAATTCGAAAACGAATACCGAGTACGACTGCCTGACGAATTCAGAGCATTTTTGCTGTATGCAGGGAATGGGGGCGCGGGTCCCTATTATGGAATTGCGCCCCTGCCAATCATCCGGAGTAAGATATTAGACTGGCCATTCGAAGAACCATTTGAGAAAGTACTTGACCTTCCCTGTCCGCTGTATTTCAGAATGAAGCAAGCTTCTGACTGGGAGAGTGAATTTGGAGAAACCGATCCCTATCAGGGAACGATGTACATTGGAACTCAGGGCTGCTCTTATTACATGCTGTTAATTGTCACGGGTGAATTCCGGGGGCGAGTTGTTTATGTCAACGATGATGATGGTTCTACACCGTTTATCACGCACGAGCCTGATTTCCTGACCTGGTACGAACGCTGGCTAGATGAGTTGCTGGCGGGTCAGGTGTCAGACTGGTTTGGTAGAAGCAGGGGAGGCACCGAGGCAGAACTGCGGGCGCTACTCGAGAATCCGGAGACGTCTGCTGCCGACAAGGCGGATGCGATCAGAGCCTTCTGGAGGTTCCCCGATAACTCTGCTGAGACGCTGGAACTGATTCCCACATTTCTGTCGGAAACTGATCCAGACATTCGAGCCAGTGCGTGTTGGATGATTCGTCACTTCAAGTTGCGCGGCGCGGAGGAAGCGGTGGCGGAACAGCTTTCCGACCCCTCGCCGGAAGTACGCCAGGCGGTGATCCTGACGCTGATGAGTTTTGACCCTGCGCGGTGGAGTGAAAAAGTCTTCTCGTGTCTGCAAGATGATAATCTGGATGTGACAGAAATCGCTTTCCGAACGTTACAAGATGCGAAGCAGTTCTCTCGATCTGATCTGTTAGACCTTGTTCTTGTGCCTCCCAATGAAAGTATTCTTCTGCATGCACTCGACGGCATCGAATGGAAGTCGGAAGATCAGGAGCTGCTGTTGAGATTGCTGGAATATCAGAATGAAAAAGTCCGTTATGATGCGACGCTGGGGTTGCGAGACATTCGTGCCTGGGAAGCGATTGAGACAGTGATCGCCGTGTTGGAACACGAGACGGACAGTCTGGTGCGGGGAAGTATCCTGCAGATGCTGGGTGAACTGGATAGTGTTGCTTCGCGGGAAACACTGCTTGCCTGGATGGTCAAGGGAGACGAGGTGGAACGAATGCATGCCTACGAAGGGCTGAATAAACTGGGAGATGAGCGGGCAATGCCCCTGTTCCAACAGTTAAAGCAGGAAAAAGAACATGCCACTCAGAATGATAACACCCCAGATGAAAGCGTGTTTCAAAACCGGCACTGGTGGTGGCCCTGGAAGTAGCAAGTAAAGACAGACTGGGGATCGTATCAACAGTGTTGATTTTCCTTGAGAGTGGGTTTTCGTCTGGATCACATCAACCTTTGCCGATATATTGGACGATATTCAGAACAGGCGATTTTCTTAGGCTCGGGTAAAATCATGCTTTCATTCTGTGATCACAATCATCGAAACGGTCGGCGGGAATTCCTGCGCGTGGGCGGTCTGGCGCTGGGTGGGTTGACCCTGCCTGGTCTGATGTCGCTACAGGCGCAGGCGGCGGGGTCGGGAACGCTGCTGAAGAACAAGTCGGTGATCTTCCTGTTCATGCACGGTGGTCCGAGCCAGATTGAGACGTTCGATCCCAAGATGACCGCGCCGTCGGGCATTCACAGTGTGACGGGCGAGGTGGCGACGAAGATTCCCGGCGTGACGTTCGGAGGGACGTTTCCGAAACTGGCGCAACAGGCAGACCGGATGTCAATCGTCCGCTCTTATCGTTCGGGGGACAGTCGACACGATATCAAACCGATCGTGCATAAGGATACGCTCGATGCCAACCTGGGTGCGCTTTACTCCCGCGTGGTGGGGGCGAATCATCCCGATAACGGGATGCCCACAAGTGCGGTGCTGTATCCACGTGCCATCGACGAAAAGATGATGCCGGCGATTACGAAGTTCGGCAAATTTGATTCTCCCGGGCAGATGGGAAGTGCGTATGCCCCGTTCGTGCCCGGAGCAGGGGGGGACATGCAGTCGAACATGACGCTGTCGATTCCGCAGAATCGCCTGGACGATCGACGAGTGCTCTTAACGAAACTGGATCGCGCGCGCTGGGCGGCTGAGAAGAGTGACACGTTTGCTGCTTCGTCGGAGTTGCAGCAACAGGCGTTTGATGTGATCCTGGGTGGCGTTTCCAAAGCCTTTGACTTGTCGGAGGAGGATCCCCGCGTCGTGGCCCGCTACGATACGGCGCCGCTGGTTCGTCCTGAAGCGATCAGCAAGCGCTGGAAGAACTATCAGCGGTACATCGATAACGCACAATCATTAGGCAAGCTGTTGCTGATGGCGCGGCGTCTGTGCGAAGCGGGTTGCGGATTCGTGACGATCACCACGAACTTTGTGTGGGATATGCACGCGGATAACAACAATGCAGGCGTGGCTGAGGGCATGGACTACATGGGCGTCCCCTTCGATCACGCGGTCTCTGCGTTTCTGGAAGACGTGCACGAGCGGGGCCTGAGCGATGACATTCTGCTGGTCTGCACGGGTGAAATGGGACGGACTCCCAAACTCAACAGCCGCGGCGGTCGCGATCACTGGGGGAACCTGTCGCCTTTGATGCTGAGTGGCGGCGGGCTCAAGATGGGGCAGGTGATTGGTCAGTCAGACCGACACGCCGGCGGTCCGCAGACCGAGCCGATTGAGCGGAAAGATCTGGTGACCAGCATCATGCACACACTGTTCGACCTGGGTGAACTGCGGATTACGCGGGGCGTGCCCAACGAAGTCGTGCAGGTCGCGACAGCTGGAGATGTGATTCCCGGATTGTTCTGAATGACGCTGAGATCGAGGTTGACGCCGCGAAGCGTCTGCATAAGCTTTCTGATTTCAAGTCAGAACAAGGGTATGAGTTACATCACACCAGCTACGCTCAGCCCCCTTGCAAAACCTGTCTGACTTTGACAGCCAGTTCGTTGCGCGAGAATGGTTTTTTGAGGAAGGAGTTCTCTTCGCTGGTGATGCCTTGTTCGGCCATGATGTGCAAGGTGTAGCCGGACATATACAGGACGTTGAGATTTGGCTGGAGTTTCTGTAACGCGTGATAAAGTTCCTGGCCGTTCATTTCGGGCATGACCACATCGGTGATCAGCAGGTCTACGGTTCCCTTAAAATCGAGCATCATCTGGATGGCTTCCCGGGGACTGGTGGCGATGATCACGCGATAGCCCAGTGAGAGCAGGATTTCCCGGCTGATTTTGGCGAGCATCGGTTCGTCATCGATCAACAGGATCATTTCGTTGGTACCGACGGGAGCACGTACAGCGGGTTCGAGGTGAGGGATCGGTTTTCCATCGCGACGACAGGGAAGGAATATTTGAAACGTCGAGCCACTGCCGGGCTGATTTTCCACGCGGACGAAGCCCTGGTTCTGTTTGACAATTCCTGCGACGGTAGACAGGCCGAGCCCGGTTCCTTTTCCCTGTGGCTTTGTGGTGAAGAAGGGTTCAAAAATGCGAGCCTGTGTGGCCGGGTCTATGCCGGGCCCGGTATCGGAAACGGAAAGCATCACAAAATGACCGGGAAGGTACTCCGGATGTGCTTTACAGAATTCATGGTCGAATTCCCTGTTCTCTGTTTTCAGGGTGATGGTTCCAATTCCGGAAATGGCGTCACTGGCATTCACGCAGAGGTTCGCCAGAATCTGATCGATCTGGGAGGGATCCATTTTGACGATACAGCCTTCAGATTCCGGTTCCCAGACAAATTCGATTTCCTCAGCAATCAGGCGTTTCAAAATGCGCAACATACCTTCAATCGACTGATTGAGTTCAATCAGCCGGGGTTCGGATTCCTCGCGACTGCTGAAGCTCAAAAGTTGTTGAGTCAATTCGGTAGAGCGCTCTGCAGCGTCGCGAATTTCGGTCAGGTGTTGATGGATGGGGTGATCCGTGTCGATGTCGAGCAGCGCGAGTCCGACATGGCCCTGGATGACGTTCAGCATATTGTTGAAGTCGTGGGCGATGCCTCCGGCGAGCCTGCCGAGGGATTCGATCTTCTGCGCAGCCACCAGTTGTTCGAGCAGATCCTGGTTTTCCTGCTGCAGGTGTTTGCGGTCGGTGATGTCTTCCGTGAGGACGATGATCCCGCCAATTGTATTACGCGACTCATACCAGGGCATCAGAACCCAGCGATCCCACTTGACGGATCCATCGTGGCGCAGGAAGAGTTCGTCATCGTGCAGAGTTGCTCCGGAGAGCCCCTGCTGATGGGCGATTCTCCAATGATTGGGAATCTCGGGGAAAACATCAAAATGCGAACGGCCCAGGAGGCTTTCACTATCGAGTTTGTAATCGTCGATCCAGCGGCGACTGGCAGCCAGATAGCGCATACTGTTATCGAACAGGGCAACAGCGATCGGTGCATTCTCAACAAAACCGAGCAGGTCATCGGTGTAAAGGTGCTGCTCCAATTCGGCGGAGGGATCATACAGGACCAGCAGTGCTCCCATGATCCTGCCAGGATGCTCATAGATGGGACTGATGTTGCCACTGATTTGCAGAGTGGAACCTGCTTTTGTGGAGAGAGGAGTCTGGCTGGTAATTACGGCGTGCTCGCCTGTCACCAGGACCATTTCGAGAGAGTTCTGGATTTCAACTTGGGATTCTGCGGTTGCGAACGCAAATGTTTCGAAGAAATTCTGTCCCAGAATCTGGTGGAGCGCATGTCCGAGCAGTCGTTCCGCAGCGGGGTTGAGCAACATGATTCGCTGATCACGGTCAACGGCGATCACGGCATCAATCATGTTCTGCAAGACGGCCTGATGCCAGTTCAAGCGACTCATTCAGCGGATCCTTCTTCGACAGCAATGGCACAGTTCAGATAATGAGAAATGATAGAAGTGGAACTCCTTTGTGGATGCCAGGCGGGTTTGTCAAATAATTCCGACGAGCTATTCTAGTCAGAGTTGTTTTAAAAGGAATCTATTTTTCAGGTCTCTGCAAAGAAAAGATATGTTTGAATGGCGGAGTCTGATAACTTGATCAGAGCACAAAATGGCTGTGTGCGGATGTCTCTGGGAACAGCTGAATCGCAGTTGTTGTACCACGACTCCTGCCATACGATGTAAAGAAAAGCCCAATTCAAAACCAGGAGGAAACGATGATTACAGTGGGAATGAACTACCAGGTGATTGATGGTAAGCAGGCTGAGTTCGAAGGAAAGTTTGCTGGTGTTCAGCAGGCACTGCAACAGGCAGAGGGACATACCTCATCGCATTTGTGGCAGGATGTGAGCGACAACGCTTCCTACATGATTACCAGTGAATGGTCCGACGAACAGGCATTCCAGGATTTTATCCACAGCGATGCTTTTCGTGCGGTTACCGACTGGGGTAAGGAAGAGATTCTGTCAGATCGTCCGCGTCATAAAATTTACAAACACTGAGCCCCGGTCCCACTGAATGACGTGTGAGAGATTGAGCTGGACCGGGCCCGCAGGTTGAGCTGACTCAACTGCAGAGAGTGCCTGTAATTTGATTTAGTACATCTGAGAGATGCAAATGAAATGAAGTGTTTGTAGAACTGTCAAACTAATCGAAATCGACTTTTTTGATGAGTGACAGCGAATCCGTCTCGGTGACGGTTTCGGTAGCCATCTTTCTATGAAAATCGGTCAGTTGATTGAGCTTGGTAAGGTTAGCGGGATTTTCATCCCAGCCCAGGTCCTTAGTGAGCTCGATCATTTCCGTTGTGATGGGATGCCGATCTGCCACACACTTTCTCTTAACCAGTGGTCTGCCTGAGGCATCTACCTCCACCAGACGGTTAATTCCGATCAGAGAAGCGAACAGAATGACCAGCATTCCGACACAAAAGGTAACAGGACCGATCAGCAACGAATGAAACATCGACACCAGCTTCTTCATGACGATTTCTCCATAAAAAACCGAATAAAGTATGAATATCTGTATGAAATGTCGTCGGATTGTCTGTCGTTTTTAGCTGCTAAATCGTGCCTCAGCTATGAATTGAATCTCCAAAACTGCATGCGCATGCGCTACAAAAGAGGGTGATTTTGAAGCGGTACACACTGAATCGAAAGTGTTCGAGGACAGAACGTCGTACTGATGCCCTCATCAGAGAGATGAGCGAATCAAAGATGTACTGAAATGATCTGCCTCTTAGAAATGTTGACTCGAAATATAAATGAAGGGTGTTATGTTCCACTCAGTTTATAATCTGTGATTTTTAATGCAAACTTTTTATTTGATTGCGCTAAAAATATCGGAAATATTCAGTGTCGCTCATTTCTGCACCTGATAGGGAACACCCGTCAGCTGATTTTTATCACAGCGACGAGGCGAATTCCTCATTGTGCAGATTCGATTTTCTCCTCTATCTGGGAGGAAGGGCATTAGTATATAAATCACTCGATCAGGGCAAGACGATTCTTCAACAAGGAGGTGAATTTGATCAGAGATCTGTTTGACAGACATAACAAAATCTGGCGTGCTGCGTTTATCGTGGTGGGTGTGATTGTCTCTGTCATTCAGTTTCTGCGAATCGCCCGTCGCCCTCCCGGTGACTTTCCTTTGCATTGGACTTCGGGACATTTCATCGCCACTGGTGAGTTCCTCTATACCCGCAACATCAATTACCCGTATCCCCCGTTCTGGGGTTTCGTGCATTCCACGCTGGCATGGATTCCGATGGAGACCGCGTACCTGCTGGTCTACCCCCTGTTCTTCGTGGCGCTGTATGTACTGGTTCGTGTTTTGAACCGCTTGAGCGAAGTGCATTTTCCGTTGGGGAAAAACGAACTGTTCTGGTTGGTCACAGTCGCGATTCTGCTCTCGAGCCGGTACCTGATTCGAGACATGCTGGAATGCGGTGTGAATCTGGCGCTGGTGGCTGCTGCCTGGCTGTCCGTTTATCTCTGGCGCGAAAAGAAGGAACTGCAGGGGAGCTTGATTCTGGGGTTCGCGATGGCGTTGAAATGTACGCCTTCCTTATTCTGGGTCTGGTTCATTCTCAAGCGGGAATGGAAGATGGCCGGGTTGACCTTCCTGGCAGCGGCCTGCTTTACATTATCTCCCATGCTCAAACTGGGATATGCCGAATACGATCGCACGGTGCGGCACTGGGTACATAATGTGATGCGAGGTTTCAAGGAAAAAGATCCTTCACGGGGGATCGTCGGGCCGGTTCCCATCGCGAATATGTCTTTGCGAATTACACTTGCCCGCTACCTGATGCATTTCCCCAGAGAGCATGAAGGGCGGATGAAAACACCGCTGTATGTGGACTTTCTGAATCTGCCTCCGGTGACGGCAGGACGGATCATCTCGCTGAGTATGCTGGTGTTTCTGATTTTTATTGCGTGGCTGTTCCGCAGACATTACGACGACCGTTCGGATGAACGTATTCTCTGGGAATGTGCGGTGCTGTCGATCCTGATCCTGTTATATTCGCCGGTCACCTGGGGACAGCATTGCGTGGGCATTTTTCCGGGTGTGTATCTGCTGATTCGCTCTTCCATGAGTCAGAAGCATTATACGAAACCGCTCAAGGTCAGCATCGGTCTGTTTGTGTTCCTGGTGCTGATTTTGAACCGCGCATTTATCGGCAAGTTCTATAGTGAGCTGCTGGGAACTTACCATACCTCCACGTTTCTGTTTCTTGGCATCATCGGTTTTCTGCTCAGTCGCCATTTTCGTGTGACCCGGGAGAAAACAGCAGAAGCCGCGCTGCAACCGGCGCAAGAGAATGCACCGGTTACCGCTTGAGTTTCTTTATTTCTGGAGAGGTCTTACTCTGGCAGCTTGCGTCGATAGTCATCCAGATAAAGCCCGATTTTGTCAAAGGGGATCGGCTCAAAACCGATCTCTTTCGTCAGCAGGGAGGGGTCCTGGTGCAGTTCCCATTTGCCTTGCGAATTTTCTGTCAGGCCCAGTGGAATGGGTTTGTCAGAGGTCCCGCTCAGGTTGGTGAAGCCTTTGAGATCGTTTGTCATGGCGATACCCGGTGATGTGCCACGCGTATTCACGGCGAGATTGTTTTCCATGTCAAACTTGTCGAGCAGCTTCTGAACGTTGCCGTCCAGATGTGCGACTTCCTTTGAGCAGTCCACGAACACATTCCGAAGGATCGGATTATAGAGCGGTTCACGAGGTGAGTCCTGCATGATTTTAGCGAGGTGGGGATAGCGTTCGCTCCAGGGCGGGCTCTGGTAGTTCATCGCTTCCGCCTTCTTTTCGAGCTGCCAGCTTGGTTCATTAGGATTATTCCACTGTTTCCAGGTCATGCCCCGCGAATCGACATGCAGGCCGATCGGACAGTCGAGGACCAGGTTATTCAGAATGGGGTTATCGCGACCGCCGCCAATCATGATGGCCCGGCCGGTCTGGTAGAACACGTTGCCTTCCACCGTGTCGCCGCTGTCGCAGTCATCCAGGTAGACGCCCATCGTGTTGACATGCTCTGCATCGCCGCCTCCAAGGTGGTGGATGAAGTTGTGCCGCAGGATGTTTCCCTGGCTGGTCCAGTCGCGACCGGTATAAAAAGCGCCCGAGTCTCCCGTCTCCATGACGACGCGATAGATTTCATTCCGTTCGAACAGGTTCTCATTGCCGCCATACAGGACTGCGTTATGAGGGGCATCGTGAATGCAGTTATTCTGAACGATCTGCCCGCAGCCATTCGCATAGATGCCCGGAGCATAGGTTCGCTGAAAGAGTCCGTAATGATGAATGTGGTTATTGATCGCACGGTTGTCGGCGCGTGTGAGCTGTTTTCGGTCGCCTCCATACAAGGCGATGCCACGTGTTCCCAGGTGATACAGATCGCAGCTGCGGATCGTGTTCTGCTTACCATTCACGGAGATACCGCCGCTGGCCAGGTTCGCGACCACGCACCCGGCCAGTTCAATGCCGGTGGTATTCTTCAGCGAGCCCCCCTCCGAATGACCGTATTCCAGGTTCAGGTTCTCAAAGCGGACATGTTGCGTGTCCTGCAGTTTGAGCAGGGGCTGTGTCAACGTCGCGAGGACAATCGAGGTCGCTTGCTGATTTTGCTCAGGATAGAAATAAAGCTGCTTCTGCTTGCGATCGAGATACCATTCGCCGGGTGCGTCCAGTTCCTCCAGAACGTTGAGTGCGAAGAAGCGACGTGATTTGGATCCCCAGGTGCCACCCATGATGCCATAGTTATGAGGTGCTGCCAGACGGATTGTTTTCTGCTTTGCATCATAGTCGGCGATCCGGATGACTTCGTCACTCCAGTCATGAGTCCAGTAACCGAGCAGCCAGACGCCATCCTCCAGATTCCAACGGGCGGGCCGGGGATCATCAAAGATGAACGCACCGGGGTGCAGTTTGCGTTTTTCCGGATCCTCGGCTTTGGGGTCGGGCAGCCCTTTGTCGACGACTTTGGAAAAGGAAGCCCAGCCACCATGGTCTGCATCGGCATTCGGCCAGCGGGCGAGCGTCATCGGTGCGCCATTCACATACAGCCAGGGACCGACGGGGACACCCCGGTAGGAGCGTTTCAGTTCCGCGAACGAGCCGGCAGCGATTGACGATAGATCACAGACCCGGACTTTGTCGCGGGCGGAAGCAGGCAGCCGTTTGAGAATGGCAGCGTCGGTGACCGGCTGAAACGATGCAGGATCGAGACTGACGCCCCCCTGAATCAGTGTCTGGCCCTGTTGAGTCGCACGATAGACAATCGGTGCCTCGGCGGTGCCGCTGTCTGTCTTATTGAATTCCAATGACTTACTGATTTGATAAACACCGGGCTGAATATGGACCGTTGCCCCAGCACCCACTTTCAGCTGACCAATCTGACGAGACTGGCGGATCGCATCGCGTGCCTGCTCGATCTGACGAAACGGCTTTGCTTGACTGCCATCGCCCCCGGGAGCAGCATCGGCTTTGACATATAGATTAAGACCTGCCTGCGTATTGCATGTCAGACAACAGACAATCAGACTGGTGAGAAAGAATCGAAACAAGTTCATTGAGGAGCCTGGGGTTGGAAACAAATGGGAAGGTAGTTTGCGTGACGGTTTAGTACAGCACGTCCTGCCTTGAATATAGGAAGCGGCCTGACCAGCGTCAATTAACTGTGGAACTGTTGTAGATAACCTTTCGGATCACCAGGGTTGAAACTGCATTTCTGAGAAATCATTCAGATCGATCTGGGCGGGTAAGCCAGCGACCAGCGCGCTCACTTCACTGAGCGGGATGTATTTTCCGTAACTTCCCTGCTTGTCCGGAATCGGAATTTCCATCCAGATCGTCTCGCCGTTGCGGAGGAATTGCAGCGTCGCATTGTGATCGTCGATCAGCCCGAAGAAATCTTCATCGCCCTGGAGGAGTTCCAGAATCCGATCGGCGGCGAGAGACAGATCCATCTCGCAGGCTTCTTCCGCGCTGAGCGTTTCATTGGTTTTATAACAGCAATAGAAAGCTCGATACCCCATAAACCCTCCGGTCGCGACCTAATAACAGACCAATCATCCTGGCAGGATGAAACAGCCACTCATGGTACTACACAGAGTGGATCTGTCAAACCGGGGTTTAATAAATGATTTACCAGGGGGCATTTCGCAGCATGCTCTGAACTTTGTCATGCACATGCTGATGGAACAGGTGGCCGAAGCCCGCTTTTTCCAGACGGTAAATCAATTCGTGAGTTGTGCAACTCAGTTTTTCAGCACAGGCCTCGACAGACCAGTTGCTGTCAGCGAGTTGCATCAGCAGATAAGCACGTCGGCACTGGGCAGCAGAGAGTCGATACGATTTCAAATATTCCAACGTTCCATTCTTGCGGACGATGGCTTCCCCGATGTGGTTTTCCGCCTTCGGATTCAATTCCGTCATGAACCGCTGCAACTGGAAGGGGCCCATCTTGTAAACCATTTCATTGTGGACCGGACAATCCAGCAGATTATCAGACATCAGTGTGTGCAGCGTTGACCAGTCGCCACGCACACGCTTGACTTCTCGACGCAGGTCTTCCAGTGACGCCACCCGCTTGGCGTCGATGTCCGCTGGATGTAACCGGTTTTCCTGTGCGTAAAGTCCGTAGAAATAGAGCAGCTCACCGTAATCATCGGTCAACAGTGTTTCATGCAGATCACGATAATCATCCGGATGAGGTACGATAAAGGCAGACGCCAGGGCATCTCCCACAAAGATCAGTGAACCAACCTGATTCTCATGAATTTCGAAGACACGGAGGGCATCTTCCAGCCCTTTAATCCAGCGGCCGGGAACCGACATCTCACAACGCGGGCTCAAACCATCGCGGATTGCTGCGCGCGAGTATTCTTCCCAGATCACATCCGGTCCACCAAAATGGAGCGAAAGAAATCCTTCGAGTGAAAGATCCATCGGAAGAAACCGCAGTCGATTACGGTCTTCCCTCTTGCGCATTTTCTTCATTACCCGCGCCGTCATGAAGCCCAGGTCATGAACCCGGCCATCGCTGTTTTTCTGGCCTTTCTGCAGACGTCGTATCTGTGTACCGTAAGCGACGGCCGGTGAACCATCGTTCGACCAGTCCGCGATAAAGGCATGGGGGATATAGGAGTAATATGCCGTTTTCTGATCAAGTTGAACAGCGGCAACATCTTCGTGGTAAGGACGTCGCGTCAAACGGAGATCTTCACGAACCTGTTTACGTATCACGGGCGCGAGACGGACTCCTCCCAGGACTTGTGACGGAGCGAGCTTCAGTCCTTTCAGCGAAATCGTCTGCTGCAGATCTTCAGGTTTCATCAGAGTTCAACATCCTCTTAACACGGTGTGAGAGATACGCTTCCAGATCCTCCAGTTTCGTCGTCCCGGCAGTAAACCGGGCAAAGCCCAGCATGGTGGGAATGTCTTCTGCATCCCGCAGACCGACGGTAGGGATCGTGGAACCCAGTCGTCGCGGTGAATAATGATCGGCGTCGAAGACCGGATTCATATGCACAATCTCCGGAGTATTCCCTTTTCCAATCGTTTCCCGGTAGACGCGGGCCACCTGATCGACCAGCTGAGGAGGATCGTTTTCGTAGCCATCCGAAACAATCACGATCAGGTCTGGCCGCCATTCCAGCGCGGCAAGCAATGGTTCGGCCAGAGCCGTCTGCCCCGCAGGTCGCGTCAGAAATTCATATTCCGCTTCTTCGTTTTCCGGTGTCCAGAAAGACCGGTATTCCCGCGCTGTATTTCTGAGCAGACAACTGGCTGCCAGGGCCACGCCCAGCGGACGGTTTCGCCGCTCTCGACTTCCCAGGGAAGACCGGCTGCGATCCAGAACGGCGGCTACACGTCCCAGCGCGAGGGGAGCGCGACGCAGTGCTTTTGTTGCAGCGGAATTCAGGGCAGCCTGCAGTTCTACAGCGCGGTCCCGTCGCTCGCGTTGCTTCAGCGAGAGTATATAGAGTGCCAGTTTCGTCAGTCCCGCGCGACTCAGGTCAAATTCAATATCAACCCCTTTCGTCCGTGCAGCAGTAGACTGATAGCGCATCTTTTCCGCTGCGGTCATCTTCGGTTGAATCTTCTGCAGGAAGACCTCGCGAGGAATCTGATGCGTCTGTGCCAGTGATTCCGCGACAGTGAAAGGCAGTTCGTAGATGGCAGATGCACTGTACTGCGCCTGTCGATACTGATTGAGCAGGGGCCGCGTGTAAGTCTTCTGGCTGGAAGGATCAAAGAGAAACCGTCCCAGTTCTGCATCGAGTTGAAAATGGATGTGTGCTGCTGCAGAACGAAACTTGTTGCGATATTTGATGGCATCAAAATCCGGTTCTCGTCGCCAGTTAAGGTATGTCTTAATCACGGCACGCGTGCGACGATTATTGATTCGGGCCTGCTGCAATCGTGTAAATAGCCCATACACCCGGTTGGGAGGCAGTCCGCGCAGCGCAGCTGCGATCAGTGCTCCTTCTTCGGCGCGCTGTCGGGGATCACCTGGCGCACCCGACTGGAGCAGGTTGAAGATAATCTGCAGCTGATTAAAGTGATTAATACCGGCTGCCAGCGTTCGCGCGTAAAGCAGGCGATAGTTAATCAGCGTGTACTGGTGCAGGAATTCAATCGAAACGCTGGCGAGATACCGATCGGTATAATACTCGTTCTGCCGGGTGGCGGCGAAACAGGGGTTGATAAACATCACGAGATCTTCCCGTTCGCACTGTTCACGCAGGCGATTTCGTTCGGGAGACGATGTTGAATAGGTTCCGTCGGT
This Gimesia chilikensis DNA region includes the following protein-coding sequences:
- a CDS encoding right-handed parallel beta-helix repeat-containing protein, giving the protein MNLFRFFLTSLIVCCLTCNTQAGLNLYVKADAAPGGDGSQAKPFRQIEQARDAIRQSRQIGQLKVGAGATVHIQPGVYQISKSLEFNKTDSGTAEAPIVYRATQQGQTLIQGGVSLDPASFQPVTDAAILKRLPASARDKVRVCDLSSIAAGSFAELKRSYRGVPVGPWLYVNGAPMTLARWPNADADHGGWASFSKVVDKGLPDPKAEDPEKRKLHPGAFIFDDPRPARWNLEDGVWLLGYWTHDWSDEVIRIADYDAKQKTIRLAAPHNYGIMGGTWGSKSRRFFALNVLEELDAPGEWYLDRKQKQLYFYPEQNQQATSIVLATLTQPLLKLQDTQHVRFENLNLEYGHSEGGSLKNTTGIELAGCVVANLASGGISVNGKQNTIRSCDLYHLGTRGIALYGGDRKQLTRADNRAINNHIHHYGLFQRTYAPGIYANGCGQIVQNNCIHDAPHNAVLYGGNENLFERNEIYRVVMETGDSGAFYTGRDWTSQGNILRHNFIHHLGGGDAEHVNTMGVYLDDCDSGDTVEGNVFYQTGRAIMIGGGRDNPILNNLVLDCPIGLHVDSRGMTWKQWNNPNEPSWQLEKKAEAMNYQSPPWSERYPHLAKIMQDSPREPLYNPILRNVFVDCSKEVAHLDGNVQKLLDKFDMENNLAVNTRGTSPGIAMTNDLKGFTNLSGTSDKPIPLGLTENSQGKWELHQDPSLLTKEIGFEPIPFDKIGLYLDDYRRKLPE
- a CDS encoding ARPP-2 domain-containing protein — encoded protein: MKPEDLQQTISLKGLKLAPSQVLGGVRLAPVIRKQVREDLRLTRRPYHEDVAAVQLDQKTAYYSYIPHAFIADWSNDGSPAVAYGTQIRRLQKGQKNSDGRVHDLGFMTARVMKKMRKREDRNRLRFLPMDLSLEGFLSLHFGGPDVIWEEYSRAAIRDGLSPRCEMSVPGRWIKGLEDALRVFEIHENQVGSLIFVGDALASAFIVPHPDDYRDLHETLLTDDYGELLYFYGLYAQENRLHPADIDAKRVASLEDLRREVKRVRGDWSTLHTLMSDNLLDCPVHNEMVYKMGPFQLQRFMTELNPKAENHIGEAIVRKNGTLEYLKSYRLSAAQCRRAYLLMQLADSNWSVEACAEKLSCTTHELIYRLEKAGFGHLFHQHVHDKVQSMLRNAPW